A window of the Acidithiobacillus thiooxidans ATCC 19377 genome harbors these coding sequences:
- the flgJ gene encoding flagellar assembly peptidoglycan hydrolase FlgJ, translating to MSAAINLTATTRSAEVGPQAAAATASDALNFSGLNQLRSEAQAHNPQTILAVAKQFEAVLLQEMLSSMSATSFGSDLTGKNSGPMLKSLFNQQIAQTVSQGQGIGIAQTLAKEIATRYNLHWGKQNASPAGDKAMTMPARNAALSAPVMTSASWAKPSQTLLEQAKSFVQSIMPAVQAAAQKLGVAPTAIIAQAALETGWGSHVAGNNLFGIKGGGSWLGSSVDSLTHEFENGVNEVENAAFRAYQSVGDSVRNYASLLMNNPRYRGALGQGDNIAGFAEALQQGGYATDPQYANKLVAVAGSPLMQEVMGDVSLAKAGG from the coding sequence ATGAGTGCTGCCATCAATCTGACCGCTACAACGCGCTCTGCGGAGGTTGGTCCACAGGCTGCGGCAGCTACTGCCAGTGACGCCCTCAACTTTTCCGGACTGAACCAGTTGCGTAGTGAGGCCCAAGCCCACAATCCCCAAACCATTCTGGCCGTCGCCAAACAGTTTGAGGCCGTTTTGCTGCAGGAGATGCTCTCTTCCATGTCGGCCACTTCCTTCGGTTCGGATTTAACTGGAAAAAATTCCGGGCCGATGCTGAAGTCTCTGTTTAACCAGCAGATTGCGCAAACCGTCAGTCAGGGGCAGGGCATAGGTATTGCCCAGACCCTGGCCAAGGAAATTGCTACGCGTTACAACCTCCATTGGGGTAAGCAGAACGCATCACCGGCCGGGGACAAGGCGATGACTATGCCCGCCCGTAATGCGGCCTTATCGGCTCCGGTCATGACTTCGGCAAGCTGGGCCAAACCTTCACAGACGCTCCTGGAACAGGCCAAGTCCTTTGTGCAATCCATAATGCCTGCCGTGCAGGCTGCGGCACAGAAGTTGGGCGTGGCACCTACTGCCATTATTGCCCAGGCTGCCCTGGAAACCGGTTGGGGGAGTCATGTGGCCGGTAACAATCTTTTCGGCATCAAGGGGGGCGGTTCCTGGCTGGGCAGTTCGGTGGATAGTCTGACGCATGAATTCGAAAACGGCGTGAATGAAGTGGAAAATGCTGCTTTCCGCGCTTACCAGTCGGTCGGGGACAGTGTGCGCAATTACGCCAGCTTGTTGATGAATAATCCCCGTTATCGCGGGGCATTAGGGCAGGGTGACAATATTGCCGGATTTGCCGAAGCCTTGCAGCAGGGCGGTTATGCGACCGATCCGCAATATGCGAACAAGCTGGTGGCAGTGGCAGGCAGCCCGCTCATGCAAGAAGTGATGGGAGACGTGTCGCTGGCTAAGGCCGGTGGCTAA